A genomic window from Fusarium verticillioides 7600 chromosome 5, whole genome shotgun sequence includes:
- a CDS encoding dynactin 5, translating to MSRRAPKGEYIETDTGNKVARKAVLVGTQNIMLGGKTVIQPEVMIRGDLARTATSSSSGASPANNTAVAIGRYCFLARGVLLRPPGRIYKGAFTYMPLRIGDHVFVGQGTVVQAAAVGNHVHIGKGCTIGEFAILKDYVKVLDGTVVPPSMVIPSFSIVAGQPAQVIGEIPEGGYDDFELRDMYKTVGNNPHPPAS from the exons ATGTCTCGCCGAGCTCCCAAGGGCGAGTACATCGAGACT GACACTGGTAACAAGGTCGCTCGCAAGGCTGTCCTCGTCGGTACTCAAAACATCATGCTCGGCGGCAAGACCGTCATTCAACCTGAAGTCATGATCCGCGGTGATCTCGCTCGAACAGccacatcgtcatcctctgGCGCCTCGCCAGCGAACAACACAGCCGTCGCCATCGGCCGATACTGCTTCCTAGCTCGAGGTGTCCTGCTGCGTCCACCGGGCCGCATATACAAGGGCGCATTCACATACATGCCCCTACGCATAGGAGACCACGTCTTTGTTGGCCAAGGGACAGTAGTGCAAGCTGCAGCTGTGGGGAATCACGTACATATCGGAAAGGGATGTACGATTGGAGAGTTTGCTATCTTAAAGGACTACGTCAAGGTATTGGATGGGACGGTTGTGCCGCCGAGTATGGTCATTCCAAGCTTTTCGATCGTTGCGGGACAGCCGGCTCAGGTTATCGGTGAGATCCCTGAGGGAGGTtatgatgactttgagttgAGGGATATGTACAAGACTGTGGGAAATAATCCCCATCCTCCAGCGTCATGA